In Rhinoderma darwinii isolate aRhiDar2 chromosome 9, aRhiDar2.hap1, whole genome shotgun sequence, the following are encoded in one genomic region:
- the HSDL1 gene encoding inactive hydroxysteroid dehydrogenase-like protein 1 isoform X1, with translation MAAVDSFHLLYREVARSCHNHLEFLAVVGALYTARKSLCVLYNCYSLIRLHVTPCLLSKRHLVQQYGEWAVVTGASNSIGKAYAEELAKRGMNIVLICSKREELHSISEAITGTYGVNASFISVDFRRGHEVYLSIRESLRDLDVGILVNNAGLFHEYPQRITEVPEEQLWDILHVNIAAAVMMAHIVLPGMVQRKRGAIVNVISGSVGSSDPQTTASKAYLETFSRQVDCEVSSSGIFVQCLTPLCVGSKNTSSGTFPVFAPSAEVYARHAVRTLGISTRTTGYWAHSLQLLGCRWIPGWLCRSIGRFSQL, from the exons ATGGCGGCGGTTGACAGCTTTCATCTTTTATACAGAGAGGTGGCCAGGTCTTGTCATAACCATTTGGAGTTTTTGGCTGTGGTTGGTGCCCTGTACACTGCTAGGAAAAGTCTCTGCGTCTTATATAATTGTTACAGTCTGATCAGACTCCATGTTACCCCATGTCTGCTCAGCAAGAGACACCTGGTCCAGCAGTATGGAGAATGGGCGGTTGTGACAG GTGCCTCCAATAGCATTGGCAAAGCATATGCGGAAGAGCTAGCAAAGCGTGGCATGAACATCGTCTTGATCTGCAGCAAGAGAGAGGAGTTACACAGCATCTCAGAGGCCATCACTGGAACGTATGGAGTGAACGCCAGCTTTATCAGTGTCGATTTCCGCCGGGGTCATGAGGTGTATCTTTCTATTAGGGAATCCTTGAGGGATCTGGATGTTGGTATTCTTGTTAATAATGCTGGATTGTTTCATGagtatccacagcgtattactGAGGTTCCAGAAGAGCAGCTGTGGGATATCCTTCACGTCAATATAGCCGCAGCGGTAATGATGGCTCATATAGTTCTTCCTGGAATGGTACAGAGGAAGCGAGGAGCCATTGTCAATGTGATATCTGGGTCTGTTGGCAGCAGTGACCCTCAAACAACGGCCTCGAAG GCTTATCTGGAAACGTTCAGCAGACAAGTAGATTGTGAGGTGTCCTCCAGCGGAATATTTGTGCAGTGTTTAACTCCTTTGTGTGTTGGTAGTAAGAATACATCCTCCGGAACCTTCCCAGTGTTTGCCCCATCGGCTGAAGTCTATGCTCGTCATGCAGTGAGAACACTGGGGATCTCCACCAGGACCACAGGATATTGGGCTCATTCATTGCAG CTCCTTGGATGTCGATGGATCCCTGGCTGGTTGTGTAGATCAATAGGAAGATTTTCTCAACTGTGA
- the HSDL1 gene encoding inactive hydroxysteroid dehydrogenase-like protein 1 isoform X2 codes for MPLDQIIVKCLVDFSDSQTVRRSWEGASNSIGKAYAEELAKRGMNIVLICSKREELHSISEAITGTYGVNASFISVDFRRGHEVYLSIRESLRDLDVGILVNNAGLFHEYPQRITEVPEEQLWDILHVNIAAAVMMAHIVLPGMVQRKRGAIVNVISGSVGSSDPQTTASKAYLETFSRQVDCEVSSSGIFVQCLTPLCVGSKNTSSGTFPVFAPSAEVYARHAVRTLGISTRTTGYWAHSLQLLGCRWIPGWLCRSIGRFSQL; via the exons ATGCCACTGGATCAGATTATTGTCAAGTGTTTGGTGGACTTCAGTGATTCTCAAACTGTGAGGCGCAGCTGGGAAG GTGCCTCCAATAGCATTGGCAAAGCATATGCGGAAGAGCTAGCAAAGCGTGGCATGAACATCGTCTTGATCTGCAGCAAGAGAGAGGAGTTACACAGCATCTCAGAGGCCATCACTGGAACGTATGGAGTGAACGCCAGCTTTATCAGTGTCGATTTCCGCCGGGGTCATGAGGTGTATCTTTCTATTAGGGAATCCTTGAGGGATCTGGATGTTGGTATTCTTGTTAATAATGCTGGATTGTTTCATGagtatccacagcgtattactGAGGTTCCAGAAGAGCAGCTGTGGGATATCCTTCACGTCAATATAGCCGCAGCGGTAATGATGGCTCATATAGTTCTTCCTGGAATGGTACAGAGGAAGCGAGGAGCCATTGTCAATGTGATATCTGGGTCTGTTGGCAGCAGTGACCCTCAAACAACGGCCTCGAAG GCTTATCTGGAAACGTTCAGCAGACAAGTAGATTGTGAGGTGTCCTCCAGCGGAATATTTGTGCAGTGTTTAACTCCTTTGTGTGTTGGTAGTAAGAATACATCCTCCGGAACCTTCCCAGTGTTTGCCCCATCGGCTGAAGTCTATGCTCGTCATGCAGTGAGAACACTGGGGATCTCCACCAGGACCACAGGATATTGGGCTCATTCATTGCAG CTCCTTGGATGTCGATGGATCCCTGGCTGGTTGTGTAGATCAATAGGAAGATTTTCTCAACTGTGA